The Kineococcus radiotolerans SRS30216 = ATCC BAA-149 genomic interval TCGCGCAGTACAGGGAGTCGGAGCAGCTCTGGTGGTTCCGGGCAGCCTGGCAATGCTGGAATCCATGTTGGCTCCCGGCGATCGCGCTCGCGGCATCGGCTTGTGGTCTGCGCTCGGAGGTATCGCCGGCGCCGTAGGCCCAGTCCTGGGCGGGGTGCTGGTCGAGGTGTCCTGGCGATGGGTGTTCATCCTGCCGGTGCCCCTGGGACTGCTCGCCGCAGCGGCGGCCAGGCAACACCTCCCGCAGGCTGATGACTGTGAGCTGCATGGAGCAGCGGCGAGGGAGCGTGCGGAGCAGGGGCCGGCGCCGAGCCGCGCCCGGCAGAGCCTGGACGTGGCGGGAACGCTGCTGGTCGTCCTGGCTCTGGGTGGGCTGACGTTTGCGCTGGTCCAGGCCTCAGTGGGCCCGCTGTGGATGGTGTGGGCATCGGGTGGTCTCGGACTGGCAGCGGCTGTGGCCTTCGTCCTGGTCGAGCAACACGCCCACGATCCGCTGCTACCGCTGCGCATCTTCGCCTCCCGGCAGTTCAGCGCGGCCAACCTTCTCACTTTCGTGGTCTACGCCGCCCTCGGCGGCGTGTTCTTCCTGCTCGTCGTGGTACTGCAGACAGGCTTGGGCTACAGCCCGTTGATCGCGGGGGCAGCGACGTTGCCCATCACGTTGGTGATGCTGGTGCTTTCAGCTCGTGCGGGGCAGTTGGCGCAGAAGATCGGTCCTCGGCTGCCGCTGACCGGGGGACCGCTGGTCATCGCGGCCGGGTTGCTGCTGCTGAGCCGTCTTGCCCCCGGTTCCTCCTACCTGCACGACGTCCTGCCGGCGGTACTCGTCCTCGCGTTCGGGCTGAGCGCGACGGTGGCGCCGGTGACTGCGACGGTGCTGGCAGCGGTCCCCGCGCAGCAGGCAGGGGTGGCGGCAGGGGTCAACAACGCCGTCGCTCGCACGGCTCAGCTGATCGCTATCAGCGCGCTGCCTCTCGTCGTTGGGCTCAACGGCACGGCGTACACCGATCCCCAGGCCATCAGCGAGGCATTCGCGACCGCGATGCGTATGTGCGCAGTCCTCGCACTCACCGGCGCAGCCATCGCCTGGGCGATGATCCGCACCCCGCCACCGCGTTCGCGAGCAATTCCTCCACGAGCAGGAGCTGGGGAATCAGACACGGTGGCCGGTCGTGCGCCCAGCAGGCCCCCCAGCGAGTCCAGTGCCCGGGCGGTGGTGCCTCCGGCTGCGGGGCCGATCGGTGGCCCAGCCGAGCTGATGGCGGATCGGCGGTCAAGCCGACCGGTAGGCAGGCAGGCGCCCGAGGTGACGCACGGACCGATATCAGCGGCGATGGACGCGGCGATGGACGCGGCAACGGGTGAGGCACCCCTTGTAGGGAAGAGGCAACTCTGGCACTGCGCCGTCGCCGACCCGCCACCTCTCACGGCCGTGCTGCTGGGGGAGCCTGCACCGCTCAGCGCCCCCCGGACCTCCTCTCCAGGTCCTGACGGGCAACGCCACCATGGCTGATCGGGTTCCATGAGGCCCCCTCGGCGGGACGCACGGGCCGGCCTGGCGTGGATCGGCGCCTCACTGGCTCGCGCCCGCAGTCCACGGCCACGCAGACGGCGTCTTGGAAGCAGTCAGGTAACGGATGCCAAGAGGATCTGGGTGCGCCACGCTAGGGCGAACCTGCCGGGGCGGTGAGTCGAGCTTGACCGCTGTCGAACAGACTGCACGGGGCCTTAACACCCATCCGCGTGGGCGCGGGCAACGAACACATCGCCAGTGAAATACGGAACAGAAGCGCATATTGCTTCTGCAGATACGGCTACATTTCAGCACCGTGGAACAATCGAGCACGAGGAGTGCACATGACAGTCGTCGGTATCATCGGTAGCGGAAACATCGGCGCACAGGTCGCGCGCCGCGCGGTCAGCGTCGGCTACGACGTGGCCATCGCAAATTCCCGGGGCCCGCAGACCCTTGAAGGTCTCATCGAGGAGCTCGGCCCGCGAGCTCGAGCGGTGGATGTCGAGGAAGCCGCCCGAGCCGCGGACGTCGTCGTGGTGGCCATCCCCATCGACAAGTACCCCCAGCTGCCAGCTGATGCCTTCGCCGGCAAGGTCGTCCTGGACGCCGGCAACTACTACCCGGACTGGAACGGCCGCTTCCCCGCCCTCGACGACGAATCGACCACGACAGCGGAGCTGCTGCAGGAACACTTGAGCGCCAGTCACGTGGTGAAGGCGTTCAGCAACATCGCCGCAGCCGACATCACCACCGACGGGCAGCCGGCGGGGAGCCCGTCCCGGCGCGCGTTGATCATCGCCGGCGACGATGAAGCAGCCAAGGAGCAGGCGACGCGGCTGATCAACGCCTTCGGCTTCGACGTCGTCGATGCAGGCAAGCTGGCGGAGGGCTGGCGCTACCAGCGCGACACCCCCGCCTACGGCGCCCGCTTGGATGTCGACGGCGCCCGGCGCGCACTGTCCGAGGCGCGGCGCTACCGGGACATGTGAGGCAGGCGGTGGACTACCGCACGCTGGGGCGCACCGGCGTCAGCGTCAGCACCACATGCCTGGGGGCCATGATGCTCGGGCCGTGGGGCAACCCCGACCCGGAGGAGGGCGTAGCCATCGTCCAGCAAGCCCTCGACGCCGGTATCAACTTCATCGACACCGCCGACGTGTACTCCGCCGGCGAGTCCGA includes:
- a CDS encoding MFS transporter, translating into MDRTAGLSLASAPGRWLVAVAVLGSALAQVEATVVNVALPSIGTGLGADVSHLQWVLNAYLLTLASLVLLGGSLGDRLGRRRVFIVGTMLFCVASTVCALAPDLSVLIAARAVQGVGAALVVPGSLAMLESMLAPGDRARGIGLWSALGGIAGAVGPVLGGVLVEVSWRWVFILPVPLGLLAAAAARQHLPQADDCELHGAAARERAEQGPAPSRARQSLDVAGTLLVVLALGGLTFALVQASVGPLWMVWASGGLGLAAAVAFVLVEQHAHDPLLPLRIFASRQFSAANLLTFVVYAALGGVFFLLVVVLQTGLGYSPLIAGAATLPITLVMLVLSARAGQLAQKIGPRLPLTGGPLVIAAGLLLLSRLAPGSSYLHDVLPAVLVLAFGLSATVAPVTATVLAAVPAQQAGVAAGVNNAVARTAQLIAISALPLVVGLNGTAYTDPQAISEAFATAMRMCAVLALTGAAIAWAMIRTPPPRSRAIPPRAGAGESDTVAGRAPSRPPSESSARAVVPPAAGPIGGPAELMADRRSSRPVGRQAPEVTHGPISAAMDAAMDAATGEAPLVGKRQLWHCAVADPPPLTAVLLGEPAPLSAPRTSSPGPDGQRHHG
- a CDS encoding NADPH-dependent F420 reductase, giving the protein MSAPWNNRARGVHMTVVGIIGSGNIGAQVARRAVSVGYDVAIANSRGPQTLEGLIEELGPRARAVDVEEAARAADVVVVAIPIDKYPQLPADAFAGKVVLDAGNYYPDWNGRFPALDDESTTTAELLQEHLSASHVVKAFSNIAAADITTDGQPAGSPSRRALIIAGDDEAAKEQATRLINAFGFDVVDAGKLAEGWRYQRDTPAYGARLDVDGARRALSEARRYRDM